The Penaeus chinensis breed Huanghai No. 1 chromosome 34, ASM1920278v2, whole genome shotgun sequence DNA window tatatatatatatataaatgtgtatgtatatatatatatatatatatatatatatatatatgtatatgtgtgtgtgtgtgtgtgtgtgtgtgtgtgtgtgtgtgtgtgtgtgtgtgtgtgtgtgtgtgtgtatgcgtgtgtatgtgtgtgtgtgtgtgtgtgtgtgtgtacatataacagatagatagtgagagtgacagcaagggagagagaaaggtagacagagaaatatatacaaaaaaggatATGCATAcgcatgtctgtatacacactgGCAGGTTTTCACCTGGGAAAAGTACAGGAGTCAGCTTCAGCTTTGATTTTGAGATCTGCCTTCCCATtatacattattacattattacacaTTTGTCCGTTATATCATACATGCCTTTTGTTCTTTCAGTGACACGGAGGCGGCGCCGTCGTGCGGGCCGACCAGAACGCACGTCGACGAGTCCACCTGCAAGCACGGCACCGTGGAGGACTGGTGCCGCAACCGCGTCTGCGCCAAGGTGAGTCCGGCCCCTTCGTCACGTGACGGGGACATGAGTTAGTCTGACGATCAAATCAAGCAATCATAATAAATGTCTCGTCCCGCGATCAAACTCTAATGACGGTTCGCTCTCTCCTCCCGCAGGGCCCCGGCGAGGAGTGCGGCGGCGAGTGGGGCGAACTCGGCAAGTGCGGCGGCGGCATGTACTGCTCGTGCGGCTTCTGCTCGGGCTGCAACACCAACCTGGAGTGCTGGTTCGGCCACTTCTGCTAGGGCTTCCGCCTCTGCCACAGCCCGGCCGCTTATCCCTTCCCCGCTTCCTCCTTGGGCTCCCCTCGCTGCCCGGGGCCAAGGGCCGCCTCACCGTCGAGTTGAACGTGAGCGGGCCGCCTCGGGTCCCACTCGGGCCCTTCCATCAAGCAGGAATGGAAGGCCTCGTCAGGTCGCCCTCTAAAAACGGTCTCGGTGGCGACCTTCTCCCTACAGTACCTCGACCGCCGCCGGGAAGACGACCGCAGTTCACTTTTGTTCTGTATTCTCTCACTTCTATATTGTTCTGTGAGAGGAGaacataagtaaatagatatatacatacgtacatatgttcctatatttgtgtgtgtatgtttacatatatgtttatatgtatatatatatatgtatgtatacatatatgtatatatacacacacacatatatatatatatatatatatatatatatatatatatatatgtatatatatatatatatatatatatatatatatatacacatacatatatatatacatatatatatttgtatatatatatatatatatatatatatatatatatatatatacatatatatatatatatatgtgtgtgtgtgtgtgtgtgtgtgtgtgtgtgtgtatatgtatacaccattgtatgtatatatatacatttatatacatatatgatcataATTTTAAATCAAAATATGTATGATAATGTTAAACAAAACATTttgtttagaaaatatatatatatatgtgtatacacacacacacacacctatacttaCAAATAAAGGATCATCTCTTGATGTCCTCCCATGTGATAAAGAAGTACAAATAAAATTAGTTGGTTAAAGCTGAAGTTGGTTTATCTTTCTCGCTCCTCAAGGCAAGGCGTCAAGACTTCcggaaaaataaagacagaaaaaagggatgttggaagttttttttttttttttttttttttttttggggggggggggggtgagagggagggcgtgAAGTGCatgggaaaaataaaatgaaatagacaggAAAAACATGACATGATTTTCTCGCTTTCGTGTCTTTTGGAATCTTACAAGCGATTCATggatgagtgaaaaaaaagaaaagaaaatgttctgttcaatctctccttttcctttcccttcctcattttctgccTATTTactcattctctatttctctgtgcctcttccttttttctctgtctcctctctctctctctccccctatctctctctctctctctctctctctctctctctctctctctctccttcttactttctctcaccctcttttcttcatttcttaatATGAGAGGGTGAATCGTTCTGTCCTTTTGAGATGCAAATGTTTGTTTCAATGAACTTGTCAGGCAGacagaataaaatagaaaaataaactaagagaaagagaaagagaaagagaaagagagagagcgagtgagagagagaacttgtCAAATCAAACCAAACtatttcactctgtctctgtctatgtctttgtctccctctcttttcttgtctgcTTCTCATGTctgtttctcccactctccctctgtctgtctctctctctctctttctccctctttctcaataaatgtattaatctatctatcgttctctgtCTTtggcttgttctttctttctctctctctctctctctctctctctctctctctctctctctatctatctatcaatctatctccctctttctctctctttctcaacgaaCATGTCAAGTcaaatctctctcttgctctctgtctcccctgcctctgcctctgtttctctctctctctctcctcctcctctctttctctccccatctctctctctctccctctctctttctctctctctctctctctctctctctctctctctctctcactcgctctctctctttctctttctctttctctttctcttagtttatttttctattttattctgtctgcctgactttctttctatctaccgttttatccctgtctgtctctctgtctgttagtctgtccctctgtctctgtctctgcctctctctctctctctctctttctctctctctctctctctctctctctctctctctctctctctctctctctctctctc harbors:
- the LOC125043819 gene encoding neuroparsin-A-like, which gives rise to MMTFRPTGLLFLALACVILVTVHDTEAAPSCGPTRTHVDESTCKHGTVEDWCRNRVCAKGPGEECGGEWGELGKCGGGMYCSCGFCSGCNTNLECWFGHFC